DNA from Amycolatopsis sp. DSM 110486:
CGGCTTGAAGACGGCGCTGCCGAGGTGGGCGCGGAACGCCGCGTCGAGCTCGTCCGGGCCCATGCCGGTGTTGTCCGAGAAACCGGTCTTCATCTCGAGCTTCAGCGTGAGCGGCGTGTGGTCCGGGTGGGCCGCGAGCCAGATGCGGATGTCGTCGAGGCAGTACTCGAGGTTCTTGTTCGTCCCGCCCTTGTAGAGATCGGCGGTCGTCGACGCGGCGACGCAGTTGTTGCTGTTGCCCAACGGGTTCGAGTGGCTCACCTTCCACTCGTGCGTGATGAAGTCCGGCCACACGTCGAGCTCGATCAGCGACGAGCCGTTGTCCAGCGCCTGAGCGAGGAACGGGTACGCGGCCGGGTCGTAGGTGTTGTGCACGCCGACCGTGGTCACGTGCGAGAGCTTCGGGCTGTCCGCGTTCGCCACGGCTGCCCCGGACAACGACGTGGCGACGAGCGCGCCGACCGCCACGACCACTGAAGCGAGTTTCATCCTGACCCCTTCACCCACCGATAGTGCGATGGCACTCACACTGTGCCACCGTGATGGACTGTGGATGAAGGACAGCTGACCAAATGGACTAGACCAGAAGTCGGAAAGTGCCCATGACTGAAAACCCGAGCCCGCCGTCGGCGTTGACCATCGCCGGTTCCGACTCCGGTGGCGCAGCCGGACTCCAGGCCGATTTGCGGACATTCCTCACTTGTGGGGTGCACGGACTCGTCGCCGTGACGGCCGTGACGGTGCAGAACACGTTGGGAGTCCACGATCGCGCGGACATCCCGCCGCACGTCGTCGCCGGCCAGATCGAGGCCGTCGCGTCGGACATGGGTGTGGGCGCGGCGAAAACGGGCATGCTCGCGTCGGCGCAGATCATCCACGCCGTGGCGACGGCTTGCGACAACGCGGGCATCGGGCGCGATCACGAGGTGCCGTTCGTGGTGGACCCGGTGGCGGCGTCGATGACCGGTCACCCGCTCTTCGACGCCGACGGGCTCTCCGCGCTGCGCGAGGAGCTGCTGCCGCGCGCGACCGTGCTGACGCCGAACCTCGACGAGGTGCGCTTGCTGACCGGCCTGACCGTGACCGACCGCGAAGGCATGCACACCGCGGCCGTGGCGCTGCACCGGCTGGGCCCGAAGTACGTGCTCGTGAAGAGCGGCCACCTCGTGTCCGACCCGGAGTGCGTCGACCTGCTCTTCGACGGCTCGACGTTCGTGGAGCTGCCCGGCCCGCGCTTCAACACCCCGCACACGCACGGCGCGGGCGACACCATGGCGTCGGCGCTGACGGCCGGGCTGGCGAAGGGGATGTCGGTCGTCGAGGCCGCGCGCTACGGCAAGTGGTTCGTGTCGCACGCGGTCGAACACTCGTACCCGATGGGGGCGAAGGTGGGGCCGGTGTCGGCGTTCTGGCGGCTCGCGCCGGAGGACCGTTAGCCGGTTGCCGCGGCGATGGTGTCGGCGCCGTTGGAGCCGTTGCCGGTGAAGCCGGATTCGACTTCACCGGCCCAGCGGAGCGCGCCAGTGCCGAAGACTTCGCAGGCCGAGCGGAACTCGCGTCGGCGCCGAAAGGATCGCGGGATTGGCTCGCTAGGGAATTGCCGACTACCACATCATCGGGCGCGCTTGCCGCCAAACCGCTGATTTGTCCACAGCCGAAACACCCGTCCCGAGGTTGTCCACAGATTCACCGAACCCCGTTTTCGGGCCGCTGACCTCGGTAGACTGGAACAGGGACGCCCCCCTTGGGAGGGCCAGGGTTCCGGCAAAGTCTTGTGGCCTGGGTGCAGGGCGGGCACGGCTCTTGGTGATCATGTGATTGTCTAGGTCCCATGATCGTGTGAGAGAGCCGTGCCCGCTGCGTCATCGTGCCTGATCCCTGCTGTGTTTGATCGTCTGACCCCGCTCATCACGGTGGACGCTGCTCCTGGATGGCCGGGTGACCTGCGCAAACACCTGGCCAGGGTGCCGGACCCGCGGCATCGGCGGGGGGTGCGGCATTCAATCGAATCGATTCTGGCGCTGACCGCGGTTGCGGTGGCGGCCGGGGCACGATCGTTCACCGCGATCGGGGAATGGGCCGCCGACGCACCGCAACA
Protein-coding regions in this window:
- the thiD gene encoding bifunctional hydroxymethylpyrimidine kinase/phosphomethylpyrimidine kinase; amino-acid sequence: MTENPSPPSALTIAGSDSGGAAGLQADLRTFLTCGVHGLVAVTAVTVQNTLGVHDRADIPPHVVAGQIEAVASDMGVGAAKTGMLASAQIIHAVATACDNAGIGRDHEVPFVVDPVAASMTGHPLFDADGLSALREELLPRATVLTPNLDEVRLLTGLTVTDREGMHTAAVALHRLGPKYVLVKSGHLVSDPECVDLLFDGSTFVELPGPRFNTPHTHGAGDTMASALTAGLAKGMSVVEAARYGKWFVSHAVEHSYPMGAKVGPVSAFWRLAPEDR